A genomic region of Pseudomonas sp. MPC6 contains the following coding sequences:
- a CDS encoding acetoacetate--CoA ligase: protein MTNTLPSSDTVIQGQLLWQPSLEHIQQTNLTRYLNWLERERGLNFADYPALWTWSVNDLDAFWQSIWDHFQVQSSARHSAVLARRTMPGAQWFPGARLNFAEHILRNERGDTDALLYQSESDGLQAMSWKDFADQVRSLATYLRELGVQPGDRIVAYMPNIPETMIALCASAAIGAVWSSCSPDFGASGVLDRVRQLSPRILIAVDGYRYGGQPHDCRAQVRQIAQTLESIEQVIVLPVLFPQAPICIPEAISWHSLRQRPAVAATEFHFEQLPFEHPLWVLFSSGTTGLPKAIVQSHGGILLEQLKALHLHMDLRRGDTAFFFTTTGWMMWNTLVSTLLCGVRSVLYDGNPTWPQADVLWQMVQDSGASFFGTSPTYIELMKRKGIIPCKDFDLSALRTVMPVGSPLSPECNAWFYRNLKPDLWVTTGSGGTDICTGLVSGIPTLAVHAGEIQGRALGVDAHAFNEQGDPLTGQVGELVVTAPMPSMPVYFWNDPNGERYLDSYFQTYPGVWRHGDFFLLNARGSCQVLGRSDATLNRFGIRIGTAEIYRALERIEAVEEALIVNLDLPKGGFFMPLFVQLRPGTHLDAVLEERLRDCLRRECTPRHVPDCIYAVPQIPMTLTGKKMEVPVRRILMGHPVEKAANRNAMRDPQALDFFIEYVGRQTDYQL, encoded by the coding sequence GAGCATATCCAACAGACTAATCTCACCCGTTACCTGAATTGGCTGGAGCGTGAGCGCGGTCTCAACTTTGCCGATTACCCCGCATTGTGGACGTGGTCGGTCAACGACCTGGATGCCTTCTGGCAATCGATCTGGGATCATTTTCAAGTGCAGTCTTCGGCGCGCCACAGCGCCGTGCTGGCCAGGCGCACGATGCCCGGCGCGCAGTGGTTTCCCGGCGCACGCCTGAACTTCGCCGAACACATATTGCGCAACGAACGAGGCGATACCGATGCGCTGCTCTACCAGAGCGAGTCCGATGGACTGCAAGCCATGTCCTGGAAAGACTTCGCCGATCAGGTACGCAGCCTCGCCACCTACCTGCGGGAACTGGGTGTGCAGCCCGGGGATCGTATCGTCGCCTACATGCCGAACATTCCCGAGACCATGATCGCACTATGCGCCAGCGCTGCCATCGGTGCTGTCTGGTCCAGTTGCTCACCGGACTTCGGCGCCAGCGGCGTACTGGATCGGGTGCGCCAGCTGAGTCCCAGGATTCTCATCGCCGTCGATGGCTACCGCTACGGCGGGCAGCCCCATGATTGTCGCGCGCAGGTGCGGCAGATTGCGCAGACGCTGGAGAGTATCGAGCAGGTCATCGTTCTGCCGGTGTTGTTTCCCCAGGCGCCCATCTGCATCCCGGAAGCCATCAGCTGGCACTCGCTGCGCCAGCGTCCGGCCGTGGCGGCGACTGAGTTTCACTTCGAACAACTGCCGTTCGAGCATCCGCTCTGGGTGCTGTTTTCTTCCGGCACCACTGGCCTGCCCAAAGCCATTGTCCAGAGCCACGGCGGCATTTTGCTGGAGCAATTGAAGGCCCTGCACCTGCACATGGATCTACGTCGGGGGGATACTGCGTTTTTCTTCACCACCACCGGCTGGATGATGTGGAACACGCTGGTCAGCACCTTGCTGTGTGGCGTACGGTCGGTGCTCTACGATGGCAACCCGACCTGGCCGCAAGCGGATGTACTGTGGCAAATGGTGCAGGACAGCGGTGCCAGTTTCTTTGGCACCAGCCCCACCTACATTGAATTGATGAAGCGCAAGGGAATCATCCCCTGCAAAGATTTCGACCTGTCGGCCCTGCGGACCGTCATGCCGGTCGGCTCGCCGCTTTCACCGGAGTGCAACGCCTGGTTCTATCGCAATCTGAAGCCGGACCTGTGGGTCACCACTGGCAGCGGCGGTACTGATATTTGCACCGGACTGGTCAGTGGCATTCCTACACTGGCAGTGCATGCCGGTGAAATCCAGGGGCGGGCCCTGGGTGTCGACGCCCATGCCTTTAATGAGCAGGGTGATCCTCTGACCGGTCAGGTTGGCGAGTTGGTGGTGACCGCGCCCATGCCGTCGATGCCGGTGTATTTCTGGAATGATCCCAACGGCGAACGTTATCTTGACAGCTACTTCCAGACCTACCCGGGTGTATGGCGCCACGGCGATTTCTTTTTACTCAATGCCCGCGGCAGCTGCCAGGTCCTGGGCCGCTCCGACGCTACGCTCAACCGTTTCGGCATTCGCATTGGCACAGCGGAAATCTATCGTGCGCTGGAGCGGATCGAAGCGGTTGAAGAGGCGCTGATCGTCAACCTGGATCTGCCCAAGGGGGGATTCTTCATGCCGTTGTTCGTCCAGTTGCGACCCGGGACCCACCTGGACGCCGTGCTTGAAGAACGCCTGCGCGACTGCCTGCGCCGCGAATGCACGCCCCGCCACGTCCCCGACTGCATCTACGCGGTGCCGCAGATCCCAATGACCCTGACTGGGAAGAAAATGGAAGTGCCGGTGCGCCGCATCCTGATGGGCCACCCCGTAGAAAAGGCTGCCAACAGGAATGCCATGCGTGATCCGCAAGCGCTGGACTTTTTCATCGAGTACGTAGGCCGCCAGACCGACTATCAGCTCTGA
- a CDS encoding thiolase domain-containing protein has protein sequence MSLKGKAFIVGAYEHPTRHAVDRSLAQLHADVARGALDDAGLSIADVDGFFCAGDVPGWTSQGVGPFSLVEYLGIKPQHIETTESWGSSYIQHVAQAARAIAEDRCKVALITQAGRPRAERLRPDASQLGQAQSACEAPFETPYGAAVTNLYAMCAMRHRYEHGTTAEQLAWIKVAASHHARHNPNAMLRKVVSVDDVLSSPLVAASLRRLDCCVISDGGGALVLVHPSVARSLKKPLITPIGSGYSIQHLNGGYFDLLASGGVQSGADALAQAGLKPGDIRYASLYDSFTITVLIQLENLGFCPPGKGGAFVADGKLISGEGPLAVNTDGGGLCNNHPGNRGGMTKLIEAVRQLRGEAHPAVQLPDCTLAMAHGTGGLLGSRHGSATVILERI, from the coding sequence ATGAGCCTGAAAGGAAAAGCCTTTATCGTCGGTGCCTATGAGCACCCCACGCGCCATGCCGTGGATCGTTCCCTGGCCCAACTGCACGCCGACGTCGCTCGTGGCGCCCTGGATGATGCAGGCCTGAGTATCGCCGATGTCGATGGATTCTTCTGCGCCGGTGATGTACCCGGCTGGACATCGCAAGGTGTGGGTCCCTTTTCCCTGGTCGAGTACCTTGGCATAAAACCCCAACATATCGAAACCACTGAAAGCTGGGGTTCTTCCTACATTCAGCATGTGGCCCAAGCCGCTCGCGCCATCGCCGAAGACCGCTGCAAGGTGGCGCTGATCACCCAGGCCGGACGTCCTCGGGCCGAGCGTCTGCGACCGGATGCCAGCCAACTCGGCCAAGCGCAGAGTGCCTGCGAGGCACCGTTTGAAACGCCCTATGGCGCAGCGGTCACCAATCTATACGCCATGTGTGCCATGCGACATCGCTACGAACATGGAACGACCGCCGAACAATTGGCCTGGATCAAGGTCGCAGCGTCACACCATGCCCGACACAACCCCAACGCCATGCTGCGCAAAGTCGTCAGCGTGGACGACGTGCTGAGCTCCCCCCTGGTTGCGGCCTCACTGCGACGGCTGGACTGCTGCGTCATCAGCGACGGTGGCGGTGCACTGGTCCTGGTACATCCCTCGGTAGCCCGTTCCCTGAAAAAACCGCTGATCACCCCGATCGGCTCCGGGTATTCGATCCAGCATTTGAATGGAGGCTACTTCGACCTGCTGGCTTCGGGTGGCGTCCAGTCGGGAGCCGATGCCTTGGCCCAGGCGGGGCTCAAACCCGGTGATATCCGCTATGCCTCACTCTATGACAGCTTCACCATCACGGTGCTCATTCAACTGGAAAACCTCGGTTTTTGCCCTCCGGGAAAAGGCGGTGCCTTCGTCGCCGACGGCAAACTGATCAGCGGCGAAGGCCCGCTGGCGGTGAACACCGATGGTGGAGGCCTGTGCAATAACCATCCGGGCAACCGAGGCGGTATGACCAAACTGATCGAGGCTGTGCGCCAACTGCGTGGCGAAGCACATCCAGCGGTTCAACTGCCCGACTGCACCCTCGCCATGGCCCACGGCACCGGGGGCCTGTTGGGCTCACGGCACGGCAGTGCCACAGTCATCCTGGAGAGAATCTGA
- a CDS encoding OB-fold domain-containing protein, which produces MQINAPCISVETAPFWDAANHDQLLLRRCLDTGKPYWYPRDHSPFTGSTRTDWIVASGDGTLYSFSYSQRDDQVHCIAYVTLDEGPTMLSVVACDDPQKLRIGQRMTVAFAASANGQKVPIFVPFEQG; this is translated from the coding sequence ATGCAGATCAATGCGCCTTGCATCAGCGTGGAAACGGCCCCTTTCTGGGACGCGGCCAATCATGACCAATTGCTGTTGCGTCGTTGCCTGGATACCGGCAAGCCCTACTGGTACCCCCGGGATCACAGTCCTTTTACCGGCTCCACACGCACCGACTGGATAGTCGCCAGTGGTGACGGCACCTTGTACAGCTTCAGTTACAGCCAGCGTGACGATCAGGTCCATTGCATCGCCTACGTCACGCTGGATGAAGGTCCGACAATGCTTTCAGTCGTAGCCTGCGATGACCCGCAAAAGCTACGCATCGGCCAACGCATGACAGTCGCTTTTGCGGCCAGTGCAAACGGGCAGAAAGTACCGATCTTCGTGCCCTTCGAACAGGGATGA
- a CDS encoding 1,6-dihydroxycyclohexa-2,4-diene-1-carboxylate dehydrogenase, with amino-acid sequence MNRFHEKVALITGAAQGIGRRVAERMAAEGAQLILVDRSELVFEVQAALAPGSQVLALTADLEQYEECSRVMQAAVERFGRLDVLVNNVGGTIWTKPFEHYEPQQIEAEVRRSLFPTLWCCHAALPFMLEQGSGAIVNVSSIATRSVNRVPYGAAKGGVNALTACLAFETAGRGIRVNATAPGGTEAPPRAIPRNAAQQSAEEKVWYQQIVDQTLDSSLMKRYGTLDEQAAAILFLASDEASYITGMTLPVGGGDLG; translated from the coding sequence ATGAACAGATTTCACGAAAAAGTCGCGTTGATTACCGGTGCCGCCCAAGGTATCGGGCGCCGGGTGGCCGAGCGCATGGCAGCCGAGGGCGCGCAGTTGATCCTGGTGGATCGCTCCGAGCTGGTGTTCGAAGTGCAGGCGGCATTGGCGCCGGGCAGCCAGGTGCTGGCCCTGACGGCCGATCTTGAGCAATACGAAGAATGCAGCCGGGTGATGCAGGCCGCCGTCGAGCGCTTCGGGCGCCTGGACGTGCTGGTCAACAACGTCGGCGGCACGATCTGGACCAAGCCTTTCGAACACTACGAACCGCAGCAGATCGAAGCCGAAGTCCGTCGTTCGCTGTTCCCGACGCTGTGGTGCTGCCATGCCGCGCTGCCGTTCATGCTTGAACAGGGCAGTGGCGCCATCGTCAACGTGTCGTCCATCGCCACCCGCAGTGTCAATCGCGTGCCCTACGGTGCGGCGAAAGGTGGGGTGAACGCGCTGACCGCGTGCCTGGCGTTCGAAACCGCCGGGCGTGGCATTCGAGTCAACGCCACCGCCCCCGGTGGTACCGAAGCGCCGCCGCGGGCCATCCCGCGCAACGCCGCGCAGCAAAGTGCCGAGGAGAAAGTGTGGTATCAGCAGATCGTCGACCAGACCCTCGACAGCAGCTTGATGAAACGCTACGGCACCCTGGATGAACAGGCCGCGGCTATCCTGTTCCTGGCCAGCGACGAAGCGTCCTATATCACCGGCATGACCCTGCCGGTCGGCGGCGGTGATCTAGGCTAG
- the benC gene encoding benzoate 1,2-dioxygenase electron transfer component BenC has protein sequence MTHSIAFNFEDGVTRFIDANAGETVADAAYRQGINIPLDCRDGACGTCKCFAEAGRYDLGEEYIEDALSSDEAEQGFVLTCQMRALSDCVVRVPTSSDVCRTRQASYDATISAVRQLSDSTIALSIKGEALSKLAFLPGQYVNLGIPGSEQTRAYSFSSLQRDGEVSFLIRNVPGGLMSSFLTGMAKAGDSISLAGPLGSFYLREIRRPLLLLAGGTGLAPFTAMLEKIAEQGSEHPLHLIYGVTNDFDLVEMDRLEAFAARIPNFSFSACVASPDSRHPLKGYVTQHIEPKHLNDGDVDVYLCGPPPMVEAVSQFIREQGIAPANFYYEKFAASAA, from the coding sequence ATGACCCATTCCATTGCGTTCAACTTCGAAGACGGTGTCACCCGCTTTATCGACGCCAATGCCGGTGAAACCGTGGCCGATGCCGCGTACCGCCAGGGCATCAACATTCCGCTGGACTGCCGCGACGGCGCCTGCGGCACTTGCAAATGTTTCGCCGAAGCCGGTCGTTATGACTTGGGCGAGGAATACATCGAAGACGCCCTCAGCAGCGATGAGGCCGAGCAGGGTTTTGTCCTGACCTGCCAGATGCGCGCCCTGAGCGATTGCGTGGTCCGCGTGCCGACCTCCTCGGATGTCTGCCGCACCCGCCAGGCCAGCTATGACGCGACCATCAGCGCCGTGCGCCAGCTGTCCGACAGCACCATTGCGCTGTCGATCAAGGGTGAAGCCTTGAGCAAACTGGCGTTCCTGCCGGGGCAGTACGTGAACCTGGGGATTCCCGGCAGCGAACAGACCCGCGCCTACTCGTTCAGCTCGTTGCAGCGCGATGGCGAAGTCAGCTTCCTGATCCGCAACGTGCCTGGCGGCCTGATGAGCAGCTTCCTCACTGGCATGGCAAAGGCGGGCGACAGCATAAGCCTGGCCGGGCCGCTGGGCAGTTTTTACCTGCGCGAGATCCGCCGTCCGTTGTTGCTGCTGGCTGGCGGTACCGGCCTGGCGCCGTTCACCGCGATGCTGGAGAAAATCGCCGAGCAGGGCAGTGAGCATCCGCTGCATCTGATCTATGGCGTGACCAACGATTTCGACCTGGTGGAAATGGATCGCCTGGAAGCCTTCGCGGCCCGCATCCCCAACTTCAGCTTCAGCGCCTGCGTGGCCAGCCCCGACAGCCGGCACCCGCTCAAGGGCTACGTGACCCAGCACATCGAGCCCAAACATTTGAACGACGGCGACGTCGATGTCTACCTGTGCGGCCCGCCGCCGATGGTCGAAGCGGTCAGCCAGTTCATTCGCGAACAAGGCATCGCCCCGGCGAACTTCTACTACGAAAAATTTGCCGCCAGCGCCGCGTGA
- the benB gene encoding benzoate 1,2-dioxygenase small subunit: MTITYEAVRDFLYREARYLDDRQWDEWLELYAVDATYWMPSWDDNDELTEDPQREISLIWYGNRTGLEDRVFRIKTERSSATMPDTRTSHNISNIELLEQADGLCKVRFNWHTLSFRYKTVDSYFGSSFYTLDVRGENPLIKAKKVILKNDYVRQVIDVYHL, encoded by the coding sequence ATGACTATCACCTATGAAGCCGTGCGCGACTTCCTCTATCGCGAAGCCCGCTACCTCGATGACCGGCAATGGGATGAATGGCTGGAATTGTATGCAGTGGACGCCACCTACTGGATGCCGTCCTGGGACGACAACGACGAGTTGACCGAAGACCCGCAGCGGGAAATCTCGCTGATCTGGTACGGCAACCGCACCGGCCTGGAAGACCGCGTGTTCCGGATCAAGACCGAGCGCTCCAGCGCCACCATGCCGGACACCCGCACGTCCCACAACATCAGCAACATCGAGCTGCTCGAACAGGCCGACGGATTGTGCAAGGTGCGCTTCAACTGGCACACCCTGAGCTTTCGCTACAAGACCGTCGACAGCTATTTCGGCAGCAGCTTCTACACCCTGGATGTGCGCGGTGAGAACCCGCTGATCAAGGCCAAGAAAGTGATCCTGAAGAACGACTACGTTCGCCAGGTCATCGATGTTTACCATTTGTGA
- the benA gene encoding benzoate 1,2-dioxygenase large subunit: protein MTLRPEYLHSLLEDDPEQGIYRCKREMFTDPRLFDLEMKHIFEGNWLYLAHESQIPNKNDFYTTTMGRQSIFIARNKDGVLNAFLNACSHRGATLCRHKSGNKSSYTCPFHGWTFNNSGKLLKVKDPAEAGYPASFNCEGSHDLTKVARFESYRGFLFGSLNADVLPLVEHLGESAKIIDMIVDQSADGLEVLRGSSSYIYEGNWKLTAENGADGYHVSSVHWNYAATQNQRKQREAGDDNPTMSAGSWAKQGGGFYSFDKGHMLLWTRWANPEDRPLYERRDELAQDFGKARADWMIENSRNLCLYPNVYLMDQFSSQIRIARPISVNRTEITIYCIAPKGESDHARSSRIRQYEDFFNVSGMATPDDLEEFRSCQTSYEGSATAWNDMSRGAEHWVEGADEAAKEIDLHPLLSGVRTEDEGLFVLQHKYWQQTMLKALAAEQSDLIAVEAVQ from the coding sequence ATGACCCTGCGACCCGAATACCTGCATTCCCTGCTTGAAGACGATCCAGAGCAGGGCATCTATCGCTGCAAACGCGAGATGTTCACCGACCCGCGGCTGTTTGACCTCGAGATGAAACACATCTTCGAAGGCAACTGGCTGTATCTCGCCCACGAAAGCCAGATTCCCAACAAAAACGATTTCTACACCACCACCATGGGGCGCCAGTCGATCTTCATCGCGCGCAACAAGGACGGTGTGCTCAACGCATTCCTCAACGCCTGCAGCCATCGCGGCGCGACGCTGTGCCGGCACAAGTCCGGCAACAAGAGCTCCTACACCTGTCCGTTCCACGGCTGGACCTTCAACAACTCCGGCAAGCTGCTCAAGGTCAAGGATCCGGCCGAAGCGGGCTACCCGGCCAGCTTCAACTGCGAAGGCTCCCACGACCTGACCAAGGTCGCGCGTTTCGAATCCTATCGCGGCTTCCTGTTCGGCAGCCTCAACGCTGATGTGTTGCCGCTGGTCGAGCACCTGGGCGAGTCGGCGAAGATCATCGACATGATCGTCGACCAGTCCGCCGATGGCCTGGAAGTGCTGCGCGGTTCCTCCAGCTACATCTACGAAGGCAACTGGAAACTCACCGCCGAAAACGGCGCCGACGGCTATCACGTCAGCTCCGTGCACTGGAACTACGCCGCGACCCAGAACCAGCGCAAGCAGCGCGAGGCCGGCGATGACAATCCGACCATGAGCGCCGGCAGCTGGGCCAAGCAGGGCGGTGGTTTCTACTCCTTCGACAAGGGCCACATGCTGCTCTGGACCCGCTGGGCCAACCCTGAGGACCGTCCGCTGTACGAGCGTCGCGACGAACTGGCCCAGGACTTCGGCAAGGCTCGCGCCGACTGGATGATCGAGAACTCGCGCAACCTGTGCCTGTACCCGAACGTGTACCTGATGGACCAGTTCAGCTCGCAGATCCGTATCGCCCGGCCGATTTCGGTCAACCGCACGGAAATCACCATTTACTGCATCGCCCCCAAAGGTGAAAGCGATCACGCCCGTTCGAGCCGGATCCGCCAGTACGAGGATTTCTTCAACGTCAGCGGCATGGCCACCCCGGACGACCTGGAAGAGTTCCGCTCCTGCCAGACCAGTTACGAGGGCAGCGCGACGGCCTGGAACGACATGTCCCGTGGTGCCGAGCACTGGGTCGAAGGCGCCGATGAGGCCGCGAAGGAAATCGACCTGCATCCGCTGCTCAGCGGCGTGCGCACCGAAGACGAAGGCCTGTTCGTGCTGCAGCACAAATATTGGCAGCAGACCATGCTCAAGGCCTTGGCCGCAGAGCAGTCCGACCTGATTGCAGTGGAGGCCGTGCAATGA
- a CDS encoding AraC family transcriptional regulator — protein sequence MMQAQLLSQRSTVFDHADPYAVSGYVNQHVGNHCILMPRAGRPLASLNHRKFASLDLCRISYGGSVRVTSGALESIYHLQVLLQGNCLWRGHGQEHYFAPGELLLINPDDPVDLTYSDDCEKFILKVPTTLFESVCDEQRWRYPGQGVRFLENRYQLDELEGFVGLLAMICQEAEATEQIPKVQEHYAQIIVSKMLSLMKTNVSRISLGSQTATFEVIADYIDRHLKQDIDSEELARQARMSLRSLYGLFERNAGTTPKNYIRQKRLERIKACLSDPTCNVRNVTEVAMDYGFLHLGRFSDNYRKQFGELPSDTLKRRH from the coding sequence ATGATGCAAGCGCAATTGTTGAGTCAGCGCAGCACCGTATTCGACCATGCCGATCCTTACGCGGTGTCGGGCTACGTCAATCAGCACGTCGGTAACCATTGCATCCTGATGCCCCGGGCCGGGCGACCGCTGGCCAGCCTCAATCACCGCAAATTTGCCAGCCTCGACCTCTGCCGCATCAGCTATGGCGGTAGCGTACGGGTCACCTCCGGCGCCCTGGAAAGCATCTATCACCTGCAGGTATTGCTGCAAGGCAACTGCCTGTGGCGCGGCCATGGCCAGGAACACTACTTTGCCCCTGGCGAATTGCTGTTGATCAACCCCGACGATCCGGTGGACCTGACTTACTCCGACGATTGCGAGAAATTCATCCTCAAGGTGCCCACGACATTGTTCGAGTCGGTGTGCGACGAACAGCGTTGGCGGTACCCGGGGCAGGGCGTGCGGTTCCTGGAGAACCGCTATCAGCTCGACGAACTTGAAGGTTTTGTCGGTTTGCTGGCGATGATTTGCCAGGAAGCCGAGGCCACCGAGCAAATTCCCAAAGTGCAGGAGCACTACGCGCAGATCATCGTCAGCAAGATGCTCAGCCTGATGAAGACCAACGTCAGCCGGATCAGTCTTGGCTCGCAGACGGCCACGTTCGAGGTGATTGCCGACTACATCGATCGTCACCTCAAGCAGGACATCGATAGCGAAGAGTTGGCCCGCCAGGCGCGGATGAGCCTGCGTTCGCTGTATGGCTTGTTCGAACGCAACGCCGGTACCACGCCGAAAAACTACATCCGGCAAAAGCGCCTCGAACGCATCAAGGCCTGCCTGAGCGACCCGACCTGTAACGTGCGCAATGTCACGGAGGTGGCCATGGATTACGGCTTCCTGCACCTGGGACGGTTTTCGGACAACTACCGCAAGCAATTCGGCGAATTGCCTTCGGACACCCTCAAGCGCCGGCACTGA
- the catA gene encoding catechol 1,2-dioxygenase: MNVKISHTAEVQKFLEEASGLLNDAGNPRTKALVYRILRDSVNIIEDLAVTPEEFWKAVNYLNVLGARQEAGLLVAGIGLEHYLDLLMDAEDEQAGKAGGTPRTIEGPLYVAGAPLSEGEARLDDGVDPGVVLFMQGQVKNTAGEPLAGAVVDVWHANTGGTYSYFDTTQSEFNLRRRIVTDAEGRYRFRSIVPSGYGCPPDGPTQQLLDQLGRHGQRPAHVHFFISAPDHRHLTTQINLDGDQYLHDDFAYATRDELIAKITFSDDQERAAAHGVTGRFAEIDFDFTLQTSAQPDEQQRHERVRALED, from the coding sequence ATGAACGTCAAGATTTCCCACACTGCCGAAGTACAAAAGTTTCTCGAAGAGGCCAGCGGCCTGCTCAACGATGCAGGCAACCCGCGCACCAAGGCCCTGGTCTACCGCATCCTGCGTGACTCGGTGAATATCATCGAAGACCTGGCCGTAACCCCGGAAGAGTTCTGGAAAGCCGTCAACTACCTCAACGTGCTGGGTGCGCGCCAGGAGGCAGGATTGCTGGTGGCCGGGATCGGTCTCGAGCATTATCTCGACCTGCTGATGGACGCCGAAGACGAGCAGGCCGGCAAGGCTGGCGGCACTCCGCGCACCATCGAAGGGCCGCTGTACGTGGCGGGTGCACCGCTGTCGGAAGGCGAAGCACGCCTGGATGACGGCGTCGATCCGGGTGTGGTGCTGTTCATGCAGGGCCAGGTCAAGAACACCGCCGGCGAACCCTTGGCCGGTGCGGTGGTGGATGTCTGGCACGCCAACACCGGCGGCACCTACTCTTACTTCGATACCACGCAGTCGGAGTTCAACCTGCGTCGGCGCATCGTCACCGATGCCGAAGGTCGCTATCGTTTCCGCAGCATCGTGCCGTCGGGCTACGGTTGCCCGCCGGACGGTCCGACCCAGCAGCTGCTCGATCAACTGGGCCGTCATGGCCAGCGCCCGGCGCATGTGCACTTCTTCATTTCCGCGCCGGACCATCGCCACCTGACCACCCAGATCAACCTGGATGGCGATCAATACCTGCATGACGATTTTGCCTATGCCACCCGTGACGAGCTGATCGCCAAAATCACCTTCAGCGACGATCAAGAGCGGGCAGCGGCCCATGGCGTGACCGGTCGTTTTGCCGAAATCGACTTCGATTTCACTTTGCAGACCTCCGCACAACCCGATGAACAGCAGCGTCACGAGCGGGTTCGCGCACTCGAGGACTGA
- the catC gene encoding muconolactone Delta-isomerase — protein sequence MLFHVKMTVNLPVDMNPEIAARLKADEKALAQRLQEQGKWRHLWRIAGLYANYSVFDVDSVQELHDLLMQLPLYPYMAIEVTAMCRHPSSIREDDR from the coding sequence ATGCTGTTCCACGTAAAGATGACCGTGAACCTGCCGGTCGACATGAATCCCGAAATCGCCGCCAGGCTCAAGGCTGACGAAAAAGCCCTGGCCCAGCGCCTGCAAGAGCAGGGCAAGTGGCGGCACCTGTGGCGCATCGCCGGGCTGTATGCCAATTACAGCGTGTTCGATGTCGACAGCGTTCAGGAACTGCACGATCTGCTGATGCAATTGCCGCTGTACCCGTACATGGCGATCGAAGTCACCGCGATGTGCCGGCATCCTTCGTCGATTCGCGAAGATGACCGCTGA
- a CDS encoding muconate cycloisomerase family protein, whose protein sequence is MLATAIESIETIIVDLPTIRPHKLAMHTMQNQTLVIIRVRCADGIEGIGESTTIGGLAYGNESPESIKTNIDRHFAPLLLGQDASNVNAAMLRLERSIRGNTFAKSGVETALLDAQGKRLGLPVSELLGGRVRDSLPVAWTLASGDTAKDIAEAEQMLDLRRHRIFKLKIGAGEVNRDLAHVIAIKKALGDRASVRVDVNQAWDEAVALRACRVLGTNGIDLIEQPISRNNRAGMARLNAMSPAPIMADESIECVEDAFNLAREGAASVFALKIAKNGGPRAVLRTAAIAEAAGIGLYGGTMLEGGVGTMASAHAFVTLNKLAWDTELFGPLLLTEDILGEPLVYRDFELHVPKTPGLGLSLDEERLAFFRRDKSSTVLHHA, encoded by the coding sequence ATGCTTGCAACAGCCATTGAATCGATCGAGACGATCATCGTCGATCTGCCAACCATCCGCCCGCACAAGCTGGCGATGCACACCATGCAGAACCAGACTTTGGTGATCATTCGTGTGCGCTGCGCCGACGGCATCGAAGGCATCGGCGAATCCACCACCATCGGTGGCCTGGCTTACGGCAACGAAAGCCCTGAAAGCATCAAGACCAATATCGATCGACACTTCGCGCCGCTATTGCTGGGCCAGGACGCCAGCAACGTGAACGCCGCGATGTTGCGCCTGGAGCGCAGCATCCGTGGCAACACCTTCGCCAAGTCCGGCGTCGAAACCGCTTTGCTCGATGCCCAGGGCAAGCGCCTTGGCCTGCCAGTCAGCGAATTGCTCGGCGGCCGCGTGCGCGATTCCCTGCCAGTGGCCTGGACCCTGGCCAGTGGCGACACCGCCAAGGACATCGCCGAAGCGGAACAAATGCTCGACCTGCGCCGCCACCGGATCTTCAAGCTGAAAATCGGCGCCGGTGAAGTCAACCGCGACCTGGCCCACGTCATCGCCATCAAGAAAGCCCTGGGTGATCGCGCCAGCGTGCGGGTCGATGTCAACCAGGCCTGGGATGAAGCGGTGGCATTGCGTGCCTGCCGGGTCCTGGGCACCAACGGCATCGACCTGATCGAACAACCGATTTCGCGCAACAACCGCGCCGGCATGGCGCGCCTGAATGCCATGAGCCCGGCGCCGATCATGGCCGATGAGTCGATCGAGTGCGTGGAGGATGCCTTCAACCTGGCGCGAGAAGGTGCGGCATCGGTGTTCGCCCTGAAGATCGCCAAGAATGGCGGCCCTCGCGCCGTGTTGCGCACCGCAGCCATCGCCGAAGCGGCCGGCATCGGCCTGTATGGTGGCACCATGCTCGAAGGTGGCGTCGGCACCATGGCCTCGGCCCATGCCTTTGTCACCCTGAACAAACTGGCCTGGGACACCGAGCTGTTCGGCCCATTGCTGCTGACCGAGGACATTCTCGGCGAGCCGCTGGTCTATCGCGACTTCGAACTGCATGTGCCGAAAACACCGGGCCTGGGCCTGAGCCTGGATGAAGAGCGCCTGGCGTTTTTCCGTCGCGACAAATCATCCACTGTCCTTCATCACGCCTGA